The genomic region ATCTGGGCTTTGGGGCACCGGCCTATGTGCCAAAGAATTTCATGACGCCCCAGGACGCCTTTGAGCTGATCCATTACGTGCGGGGCCTGTGCTTTTTTGCCCATCCGGGAATAGAGGGCCGGGACGAGCTGATAGACCAGTTCGCGGCCTGGGGCCTGGACGGGCTGGAGGTCTGGCACAGCAAGCACAGTTCCTGCCAGGTCAAGCATTACCTGGAGCTGGCCGACAGGAAGGGGATGCTGGTCTCGGGCGGCTCGGATTCCCACGGGGACCAGGACCTGGATTCCATCAAGTACAACCTTAAGGTCTCATACGATGTGGTGGAAAAGATGAAGGCCCGGGTCAACGGCCTGGCCACCCGCAAATGGATGAACGAAGACGGGGAGTGACCGGCCAGGGTAGGATTCCCGGGATAGACAGGATTAACATGATTTACTGGGATTAATTTCTAAATCAAAGGACACATTTACAGGGGCAAACAGGATTAACATGATTTACGGGGTTTAATAACAAAATCCTTAAAGACTGTGAAATTATCCTTTTCAATGGACAGTCGTAATTAACGGGATTTCCCGGGTTTCATTATAAAAAAAAGAAATCATGTAAATCCTGTCAAAGTCCCCCGTTGGTTTTCCCCGAGGAGCCGGATTTTAACTGAAGGAGGTTATTATGCTGAGCGATGAACTGCTGAAACCCCTGCTGGTCCCCAACGACAAGAAGATAGTCCTGATAGTGGCCGACGGACTGGGAGGACTGCCGATGGAAGCGGGCGGCAAGACCGAGCTGGAGACGGCTGTCACTCCAAACATGGATGCGCTGGCGGCCAGGTCATGCCTGGGGCAGACCGTGCCGGTCTCGCTGGGGATCACACCCGGTTCGGGCCCGGCCCACCTGGCCCTGTTCGGCTACGATCCCATTAAATACCAGATCGGCCGGGGGGTGCTGGAGGCTTTGGGCATTGGGCTGGAGATGACCCCGCGCGATGTGGCGGCCCGGGCCAACTTTGCCACGGTCAATTCCGACGGCATCATCACCGACCGCCGGGCCGGGCGGATACCCACCGAGAAGAACATGGAGCTGTGCGCCAAACTGCAGGCGGCCATAAAAAAGATAGACAACGCGGAAGTGATCATCCGCCACGGCAAGGAGCACCGCTTTGTGGTGCTGTTCCGGGGGAACAGCCTCTGCGGCGACCTGTCCGACACCGATCCCCAGCATGAGGGATTGAAAGCCTACCGCTCCCGCTACCTGTGCTCCGAGGGCCAGCCCACCGCGCTGATAGTGGACAAGTTCGTGGCCATGGCAAACGAAGTTTTGAAGAACGAGAGTCCGGCCAATACGGTTCTTTTGCGGGGTTTTGCCAAGCACCCCGACATTCCCTCGATGTACGACCGTTTTGGGATCAAGACCGCGGCCATCGCCGCCTATCCCATGTACAAGGGGCTGGCCAAGCTGGTGGGCATGACCGAGCTGGAGACCGGGCCGTCCACCGAGGAGGAATTCAAGACCCTGGACCGGAACTACGACAAGTTCGATTTCTTCTACATCCACATCAAGAAGACCGACAGCTACGGCGAGGACGGGAACTTTGCGGCCAAGGTCAAGGTGATAGAAGAGCTGGATGCGGCCCTTCCCCTGGTGACCAAGCTCAACCCGGACGTGCTGGTG from bacterium harbors:
- a CDS encoding 2,3-bisphosphoglycerate-independent phosphoglycerate mutase, translated to MLSDELLKPLLVPNDKKIVLIVADGLGGLPMEAGGKTELETAVTPNMDALAARSCLGQTVPVSLGITPGSGPAHLALFGYDPIKYQIGRGVLEALGIGLEMTPRDVAARANFATVNSDGIITDRRAGRIPTEKNMELCAKLQAAIKKIDNAEVIIRHGKEHRFVVLFRGNSLCGDLSDTDPQHEGLKAYRSRYLCSEGQPTALIVDKFVAMANEVLKNESPANTVLLRGFAKHPDIPSMYDRFGIKTAAIAAYPMYKGLAKLVGMTELETGPSTEEEFKTLDRNYDKFDFFYIHIKKTDSYGEDGNFAAKVKVIEELDAALPLVTKLNPDVLVITGDHSTPARLKGHSWHPNPFLLCSPYVRTEGFTAFSEQNCARGSLGCFPSAAAMPLMLANALKLDKFGA